From a single Crateriforma spongiae genomic region:
- a CDS encoding type IV pilus twitching motility protein PilT: protein MSQLHTPDQEILKLLAFVSRAEASDLHLKVGLPPYVRIGGHLKPLDMPPLPDSTYITAMMVALMPPGREEEYQKYGGIDFAFLSESGDRFRVNAYRSDRQMHAALRRVNSVIPDFEKLHLPPVYQQTISRSFDGLILVTGVTGSGKSSTLAAMMDWINHHRSMHVITIEDPIEYRFASNKSIVSQREIGIDVPSYSHALRYVVRQDPDCILIGELRDKETILAAVQAAETGHLVMASMHCSDAEQSFSRILEFFPKEEHAFIRSSLANSLRAIMCQRLIPGAVEGERYPATEVLLNNPIVRERILNEQDEDIPAILNVCKDEGMRDFTHSLCELVQGGKISMETGMDYAPHRESLASLLKGIDTAADGLVSRV, encoded by the coding sequence ATGAGTCAGCTTCACACGCCGGACCAGGAAATCCTGAAACTGTTGGCCTTCGTCAGTCGCGCCGAGGCGTCGGATTTGCATCTGAAGGTCGGCTTGCCTCCCTACGTCCGAATCGGCGGTCATCTGAAACCGCTGGACATGCCGCCGCTGCCCGACAGTACTTACATCACGGCGATGATGGTGGCGTTGATGCCGCCGGGACGTGAAGAGGAGTACCAGAAGTATGGCGGGATCGATTTTGCGTTTCTGTCAGAATCCGGCGACCGGTTTCGCGTCAATGCTTATCGATCCGATCGCCAAATGCATGCGGCATTGCGCCGGGTCAACAGCGTGATCCCGGATTTCGAAAAGCTGCACCTGCCGCCGGTGTATCAACAAACGATCTCGCGAAGTTTCGACGGGCTGATCTTGGTCACCGGTGTGACGGGCAGCGGCAAAAGCAGCACATTGGCCGCCATGATGGACTGGATCAATCACCACCGCAGCATGCACGTGATCACGATCGAAGACCCCATCGAATATCGATTCGCGTCCAACAAGTCGATCGTTTCGCAGCGTGAAATCGGTATCGATGTCCCCAGTTATTCCCATGCCTTGCGGTACGTCGTCCGGCAAGACCCCGATTGCATCTTGATCGGGGAACTGCGTGACAAAGAAACCATTTTGGCAGCGGTTCAGGCGGCCGAGACCGGTCACTTGGTGATGGCGTCGATGCACTGCAGCGACGCGGAGCAATCATTCAGCCGCATCCTGGAATTCTTTCCCAAAGAAGAACACGCCTTCATTCGTTCATCGTTGGCGAACAGCTTGCGTGCGATCATGTGCCAGCGGTTGATCCCCGGTGCGGTCGAAGGCGAACGATACCCGGCCACCGAAGTCTTGTTGAACAACCCGATCGTGCGCGAGCGGATCTTGAACGAACAAGACGAAGACATCCCGGCGATCTTGAACGTTTGCAAAGACGAAGGCATGCGTGACTTTACGCATTCACTTTGCGAACTGGTCCAAGGCGGAAAGATTTCGATGGAAACCGGCATGGACTATGCGCCGCACCGCGAATCGTTGGCGTCACTGCTGAAGGGCATCGACACCGCGGCCGACGGGTTGGTTTCGCGGGTTTGA
- a CDS encoding SAM-dependent methyltransferase: MSTCANGAEAWVKADATRQGWRLAFSRPGFVTLKHDDPAADLPSGIFIRRSCHSIGSERGSDSNALIAKLADDFQTKFSDPVPFRTLHVWSRDRLPIGKFGFEPELDALSDAVGGQILAHLPKTLLDADKVNGIADAGATVMDVVLVEPNQWFWGWHVARDWHDRWPGGIQPIRPQVEPVSRAYFKAAESIAWSGFELRPGDLAVDVGSSPGGASGLLLEMGLRVLGIDPAEMDPSINEHPNFQHVRARAGDLKRSVFSDAKWMMVDSNVKPDQTLSTVENIVTHPRVPIEGVLLTLKLGNYAMAENLDRWLDRIRSWGPKDVQVRQLTRNRCEVCCAIRMR; the protein is encoded by the coding sequence ATGTCGACTTGCGCGAACGGCGCTGAAGCGTGGGTCAAGGCGGACGCGACACGACAGGGCTGGCGGCTGGCGTTTTCACGGCCGGGATTTGTGACGTTGAAGCACGATGATCCCGCCGCCGATCTGCCATCGGGAATCTTCATTCGCCGTAGCTGCCATTCGATTGGTTCGGAGCGCGGGAGCGATTCCAACGCATTGATCGCCAAGCTGGCGGACGATTTTCAGACCAAGTTTTCCGATCCGGTCCCCTTTCGCACCCTGCACGTCTGGTCGCGTGACCGTTTGCCGATCGGCAAGTTCGGATTTGAACCCGAACTGGATGCGCTCAGCGATGCCGTGGGCGGACAGATCCTTGCGCACCTGCCGAAGACCTTATTGGACGCGGATAAGGTCAACGGGATTGCTGATGCCGGGGCGACCGTGATGGACGTTGTGTTAGTGGAGCCGAACCAATGGTTTTGGGGATGGCACGTTGCCCGTGATTGGCATGATCGGTGGCCCGGAGGGATTCAACCGATCCGTCCCCAGGTCGAACCCGTTTCGCGGGCCTATTTCAAAGCCGCCGAGTCGATTGCCTGGTCTGGATTTGAGTTGCGCCCCGGTGATCTGGCCGTCGACGTCGGCAGTTCGCCCGGAGGTGCCAGCGGGCTGTTGCTGGAAATGGGACTTCGCGTCCTGGGCATCGATCCAGCGGAAATGGATCCGTCGATCAACGAACATCCGAATTTTCAGCACGTTCGAGCTCGGGCGGGCGACTTGAAGCGATCGGTGTTCAGTGATGCCAAATGGATGATGGTTGATTCCAACGTCAAACCCGACCAAACCCTTTCGACCGTCGAAAATATCGTCACGCACCCGCGAGTGCCGATCGAAGGTGTTTTGCTGACCTTGAAGCTTGGCAACTACGCGATGGCCGAAAATCTTGACCGGTGGCTGGATCGCATCCGAAGCTGGGGGCCCAAAGACGTCCAAGTCCGGCAATTGACTCGCAACCGATGCGAAGTCTGCTGTGCTATTCGCATGCGGTAA
- a CDS encoding sulfatase family protein gives MPSDLRCNALLFAFSVMGVLAIVSGSSKLTNASEPPNIVFIFADDLGWGDLSCYGQRRIKTPNLDRLARQGTLFTQFYVAGSVCSPSRTGIMTGQSPARHRIFGHLANRESNQRRGMPDALDPDVPTLTDVLKDAGYVTAHFGKWHLGNVSPDQYGVDAFRTDKFCNVAGKQAIDIWSAEARPVCTANILDATLDFIGEQADAPEPFYVNAWFSDPHATLNPSPDQLDRVKNLAPQGVPFPGVAQVYYACVLEMDRQVGRFMDRLEQLGVADRTLVLFSSDNGPEDFQIRNSAHSGVGSSGPFRGRKRSIYEGGIRTPLIVRWPGHVPAGKVNRTSVISGLDFLPSLAAIAGASADAISDGDGEAMDDVWLGADRERRTPCFWEWRYRVFGHPANKPPQLAVRDGDFKLLVNPDGGRVELYDLASDPGERDNVAANHPVVVQRLTRMALQWNKTLPDSPRDPGAGLESWRWP, from the coding sequence ATGCCCAGTGATCTCCGGTGCAATGCGTTGTTGTTTGCTTTCTCGGTGATGGGTGTGCTGGCGATTGTCTCCGGCTCATCGAAACTGACGAACGCTTCGGAACCACCCAACATCGTTTTCATTTTCGCCGATGATCTGGGTTGGGGAGATCTTAGTTGCTACGGGCAACGCCGTATCAAGACGCCGAATCTGGATCGTTTGGCCCGTCAAGGCACACTGTTCACCCAATTCTACGTTGCTGGTTCGGTGTGTTCGCCCAGTCGGACCGGCATCATGACGGGACAAAGCCCGGCGCGGCATCGCATTTTCGGTCATTTGGCCAACCGGGAAAGCAACCAGCGTCGTGGCATGCCCGATGCGCTGGATCCCGATGTGCCCACATTGACCGACGTGCTGAAAGACGCCGGCTATGTCACCGCCCATTTCGGAAAGTGGCACCTCGGCAATGTTTCGCCGGATCAGTATGGCGTTGATGCTTTCCGGACCGACAAGTTTTGCAACGTCGCGGGTAAACAGGCGATCGACATTTGGAGCGCCGAGGCGCGACCGGTCTGCACGGCCAATATCCTGGACGCAACGCTGGATTTCATTGGCGAACAGGCGGATGCACCGGAGCCTTTTTATGTCAACGCATGGTTTTCCGATCCGCATGCGACGTTGAATCCTTCGCCTGACCAATTGGATCGAGTGAAAAATCTGGCGCCGCAAGGCGTGCCGTTTCCCGGCGTTGCGCAGGTCTATTATGCCTGTGTGTTGGAGATGGATCGTCAGGTCGGGCGCTTCATGGATCGCCTGGAACAATTGGGGGTGGCGGATCGAACGTTGGTTTTGTTTTCCAGTGACAACGGTCCCGAAGATTTTCAGATCCGTAATTCGGCCCACAGCGGCGTCGGAAGTAGCGGTCCGTTTCGTGGTCGCAAACGCAGTATCTACGAAGGCGGTATTCGCACACCGTTGATCGTCCGCTGGCCGGGGCATGTTCCGGCCGGAAAGGTCAATCGGACATCAGTGATCAGCGGTTTGGATTTCTTACCTTCGCTGGCCGCAATTGCCGGTGCGTCAGCCGACGCGATCAGCGATGGGGATGGGGAAGCGATGGACGATGTTTGGCTGGGAGCGGACCGTGAACGTCGCACGCCGTGTTTTTGGGAATGGCGGTACCGTGTCTTCGGGCACCCCGCCAACAAGCCGCCGCAATTGGCTGTTCGCGACGGAGATTTCAAGCTGTTGGTCAATCCCGATGGCGGGCGAGTCGAACTGTACGACTTGGCCAGCGATCCCGGCGAACGGGACAACGTCGCGGCAAATCACCCAGTTGTCGTTCAGCGTTTGACCCGAATGGCTCTGCAGTGGAACAAAACGTTGCCCGATTCTCCGCGAGACCCCGGGGCGGGGCTGGAATCCTGGCGGTGGCCCTGA